DNA from Eucalyptus grandis isolate ANBG69807.140 chromosome 5, ASM1654582v1, whole genome shotgun sequence:
GGGTGTTGTCTTGTGGACCACTCACTCGGGTTGGGGAACTTCTCTCAATTGGCATCCGATTACGTTTCTGGtgcttttctaattttaaacgATCTTACTTCGATTGGGATAATAACACAAGTGTTTCCTAAATTCAGCATAATATTGGTCCAAATGTGGTCTCTAAACATTTAATCCATTTAGTgtggtccctaaattttttatatatgttcgGTTGAGTCATTTAGTTATATGAAAATGTCCAATattgttcttttattaattcaagttcaagaaaaatattgagcattttcatatagtttagggattaaattgaatatgtatcaaaaatTTGTAGATcacattgaaaatattaaaagttcgagatcatattgaacaaattaaaaatttagaacttaCAGAACATATTGTGTCGAAGTTTATATGctatttgagtcattttctcacttcaatttattttttccaacattttaaaaataagaccAATCAGTATAATCAGGATCGATCAGTCAATCGAGTACTGACCTATCCTCCATTCCGATTCAAAATCCTTGGTCGGTGGTGGTCGAAATATTCAACTAATATTTAGGGAATATTTGTTGTTCTGTCACATTTTGTATCTTATCTCTTAGAGTCCTTTATATACATTGTATTTGCAACACAATTACATACtggaaaaaggaataaaattttattccctAGAACCTAATTCTTTACTGAGTCTCACGACTCCCTCATGTATCAATTGCGATTGCAATAGCTTCCTTTACATATAATGAAATTAAGTATTTtaagttggtatcagagcatctTTGACGAAAGCCTCACCAATCCATGTTTGAAGAAAcattatcttcttcatttgCATCAACACCACCATTAATGTTATCACGACCGTCTCAAGTAACCCCACTCTCATGTCACCACCAAGTATTAGGAACAAGCTAAGCTGGGACAAACTTTCTCGATCTAGAAAGCACAAATCTTGTCGTATTGACACGCTACCTACTTGCTGTCCATTCTGAACGGTACCAAACCTTAGCTGGAGGAGACTGTCAAGGAGACTGCACCAAGAGAGGCTATTATGCAGATGATCAACCAACGtttgaaaattagaaatttcGAGAGTCCATTGCCTTGGCTTAGATCCTCCATTCGTCGACTACTCCAATAGTTGCTCAATTGACGAGTCACCCATCCGCGGCAAGTGTTTGGAAGTATCTTGCGAACTCATAGGCTGCTCAATTAACTGCTCACACATCTACTGTATGGCTCCAGCTTCAATCACTCTCAAAAGGTTACCGATCTATCACAGAATTCCTACAATAAGCCAATAGCTTTATAGACCAGTTAGCTGCTATTGGTGAGCCATTATCTATTAATGAATATCATACTCAATTGTTTCGTGGTTTGGGTGCTAAATTTCAAGGTCTTAACACTGTAATTTTCGGTTTTAACTCAAACCGAGTCCTTGACAAAGGACCAACTTCATGCCTTAATTCTTAATCACAAGGGAAGGCTAGAGCAAGTATAGATAACAAATAATTAGCCTCCCTTGATGGCTTTTCACACCAGCCAAGGACCGCCTCTTTCTCAACTAACTTGTCATGAGTCCAACAAGTTCCATGTAGATTTTAATCaatctaggatttttttttggaatatccAATGGTTGTGGCTCACATTATGGAATTAGAAATCGTAGGAAACACCACAACAGAGGAGGCCCATTATGTTAGCTTTGTAGCAAGCAAGGCCATAGGACCAATACATGTTACCACTTTGTTGGATCAATCCAACCCACACAAGCCTACTTGATGAGTCTGAATTCACTGCCATAGTATTTGCCGTGCCGCCATCAAGTCCGCCATATGCTCTCACATATTCGGCAtggtttgttgactcaaagtgCTATGCATCACATTATGGACAATTTTGTGGGACTTACAAGTGTCACTCCATATTCAGGTCAAAATCAACTTGTTGTGGATGACAAAATCTCCTTACCGATCACCCACACAGGCACACTTGTCTCCTCTTTTATGTACTTTATACTTTGTCAAATTTTAGTCATACCTGGAATCACTAAAAACTTTCTCTCCATGTCTCGGTTGCACCCGATAACTATTGTGTTTTCCAATTTGATTCAAACTCATTTATTGCCACGTCTACTAAAAATGGTTAGGAAATCCTCCACGACGTGCATGACAATGGGCTTTACCGCGTCACCATTCCATTTGGCCACTCTTCCACATCTCTTGCGTCGGTTGCTTCTCTCACTTTATGGCCTAACCGCTTGGGAAATGCCACCACCAATTGGCTTGTGCATCTTCTCAATTCATCCAACATTAgttttagggcgcgtttggtaacgattctgttctcgagagtagattctgatcagaaCTGATTCTGTTCCGGGAGTAGATTCGATCGGGCGATTCTTTTTATTCGTTCCCTAGGggcgattctaagcattttaggCCGTTTGGTgctttgtccaaaatttttgattACGGGaatagaatcgcgtttggtaccgtgttcattaattcgttccaaatctatttcttttaatttttaaataatttttttactttttttcttttcttttttcattttttcattttttcttttctttttccttttatttttccttttttcttttctttttatcatcttcttcttctttggccggcgacctcattgggagcgtcgccgaccccggcgaggccggagtcctcgtcggccgagcctcgccggcctgggcgagcctcgccggccaccggtgggccgggcgtcgcgaggcttgcttggccccttgcccggcccggcgaggctcggcctcgccagatccgggcgaggccgagcctcgccgatggctaggccgagcctcgccgatggctaggccgagcctcgccgatggctaggcttgcctccaGCGAGCTCGTCGGACCTCGCCCTAGTCTGGCGAGCCTCCGGACGGCGGCCGACGGCTGGCGACGGCggtgggcggcggcgggcggcggcagcggcggcgggcggcggcggtggacggtggccggcggtggtggacggcggtcgcgagatggccgaagggaagaagaaaatttcttgattttgattctcaaattcgttcccggaacaagaatcaactttttttttgttcttgattctattcccaatctgttcccgggaacaaaaattttacaaaacgCGATTCTATGCCGAAActgattccgggaacaaagaatcagaatttggccctgtttggatggttaccaaatagggccttaGTCATTTTTTATCTTCGATCTGTACCACATGTGCTATGAATAAAAATCACCGCCATAATCATTATCCTACTTTGTCCAGTCAAAACAACCTTTGGAATTAATTCACTTTGATATTTGGGATCCCTCTCCTATTATTTCATTCAATGGCAATAAATACTACATTTGTTTTATTAACTATTTATTGCGTTTTACTTGGTTCCATTCATTCTCATCTTACAGTcaattttgttctatttttaaaGCTTTTCACAAACTTGTTGAAAATCAACTTAACTGCAAAATTAAGTCTATGCAGTGCGAAAAAGCATCTGAATTTGTCACATCCATCGAATTTGTCCAATATATTAGAAAGAATAACGGGTTTCTTGTCCTTTTGCACTTCATCAAAACAGGAATGCGAATTGGAAACATCAACATATAGCTGAAACTGGATTGACCATCTTCATCAAGGTTCTGTTCCACCAGTGTTTTGGGAGTTTGCTTTTGAAACTGTGGTTTACTTGATTAACTGCACGCCAACACCAATCATTGATAATATTCACCTTAAGAAACTTTATTTCACACTAAACCCGATATTACGCATTAACGTGTTTTTGATTGTGCAATGCATCAATTTCTTTGCCCTTACTTGCCCCATAAGTTCGCACCAAGATCCAAGGTTTCTTTATAGGCTATCCTCCGCGATATAAAGGATATCGCTACTATTGCCCCAAGTATAAGCACTTTTATGTTGTTGCGGATGCCACTTTTGATGAGGCCACCTATCCTCTTGCTGCCACGTCAAACTCCTCTCAAAATGCCTTAACACCAACACGTGTGGaactattttcacctactaattTGTCTCTATCATCCTCGACACCGGCTGAACCACTCGAGTCTCCAGGGGTTTCTCTACCAAATCCGGATGTTCTGCTTGTTGACACCACCGAAACTACAACTGAAGCTGTTGAGGTTCCACAGAAACTCCTGCCATGATAACAGCATCATTTTCACATCCTATGACAACCTGTCTTCGAGATGGGACAATAACTCGTCGAACTTTTAAAAGAAATCACACCTTGGCTCTTGTGGTTCAATCCGGTGTTCCTAAAGAACTCACTTGTCTTTCCAAGGTTGCAAAGGATGAGAAATGATAGCTCGCAATGCAGTTCGAATACAAAGCACTATTGGATAATGGCACATGGAATCTTGTTCCACTTCTCGTTCATGCTCTACCTATCATATGCAAATAGGTGTATAAGATTAAACACCGCTCCGATGGAACTATTGAATGATATGAAGCAAGATTGGTTGCCAAGGGTTTtcatcaacaagagggtatCAATTACACCAAGACATTTAGTCTAGTCACCAAACCCATCACCATACACATGGTCTTGTCTTTGGCATATTCTCAACATTTGTCCATTCAACAATTGGATGTCTTTAATGCATTCCTATACAGATTACTTGAGGAGGAAAATTCTATGACTTCACCGTGAGGTTTTGTTGATGCGAGTAAGCCCGACTATGTTTGTCGCGACGCTCGTTATATGGTCTTAAACAAGCACCTCACGCTTGGTACACCCGCTTGTGTGACTTGGGATTTGTCATATCCAGGGTCGACACCACCTTGTTTGTTAAGCACGCGGCTGATTTCACCATTTACTTATTGGTGTATATTGACAACATTAATTTAATCGGTTCCCCGAATGCTCCATTACATGATCTCATGCAATCCCTTCAGTTGGAATTTGCTATCAAGGATTTAAGGACATTCATTATTTGTTGGGGATTAAAGTGCTTCCTACCAACGATGGGTTACATTTTCACCAGGGTCAATTTGTGAGGAAAATACTGAAAAATACTAATATGCAATCTGCCAAACCCATTGCTACTCCTACTAATTCCATGGAACCAGAAACAATTGCTTCTCATGAGCCACTTACACCCATTTCAGTTTCGAAGTATTGTTAGAGCATTTCAATATCTCACTCTTGGCGGCCCGATATTGTATGCGCAGTGAATTCAGCTTGTCAACATCTTCACGCCCCCACTATGGTCGATTGGCAGGCCGTGAAACACAATCTGTGTTACTTAGCTGACACAATCTCAaggataagtacactagaaatgccaaaagttgtatacaacaCTCACTTAGTGCcaacagtttctttttaaacacttaagtgtcactttctttataaaaaaaaatgaatacttAGGccgcgtttgtttgtgtttcttttttttgtttttaaacactttttctgtttttttgttcttttgttcccaggaacaaaaaagaaacaagaaacacaaattttgtgtttcttgtttcaaacactttttagaaacacttttttttttttttctcttattttcttgttctttttcttttggccggtcgccggcctcgccatggccggcgaccggccgacgagggacggcggcctcgcccggccacggcaaggccgaggctcgccatagccgggcgaggccgacctcgcgccggcccaggcgacctcgatctcgcccgagatccggcgaggccgacctcgcccggccggcgagcctcggcctcgcccggcggtggcccggcgaggccgcgccgcccgctggggcgagctcggcctcgccgagatcaaggcgaggccgacctcgcgccggcacaggcgagctcgatctcgcccgagatccggcgaggccgacctcgcccggcggtcggcgaggccgcgcctcgccgttctggccgggcgagctcggcctcgccggatcaaggcgaggccgaccctcgccggcggttgccggccaaggccttggccggcgaccgccaaaagaaaaaaaaaaaatgaaaaagaaaaaaaaagaaaaaaggaaaaataagaaaaaaatagaaaaaataaaagaaataaaaaaattatccaaatttacaaaacatgtttcgtttatttttattcctgaacaagtttaccaaacgcgttgttttgttcaaaaattgtttccggaacaaacacttttttctatttctgttcctggaacaatttttaaatagaaacacaaccaaacgcgcccttaagtgccaatttcaaTCTGAGTTGTTGGAAATTTAACAtggatatattttattaatttctcaatcctaTGTGGCTCACTGATGTACCTAGTCAGAGATAGCCCCTAGACAATGTCGTTTAAATGTTATATATAGTaattatttaagtgtcaaattttatttaaagtgataaAAATCGATCACTTTATTGTTAACCATACCACATGGAAATGCCATGTGGAgtaaagatttttaaaaatttaccaagtcatattgtaattttaattataaatgccacgtaatcatttgGGTTAGGATTTCTTGTcattgatacttaagtgattgtTTCTTCTCCAATTTAGCGCTTAAATGAGTTGGCAAGAACTTTTAGCACTAAAGTAAACATcgtacataacttttgacacttttaaTATACTTATCCCTACGGTCTTGCATGGTCTTCTTTTTACTCAAGCAGCAGCCACTCAGCTCCATGCATTTTCTGACACCAATTGGGTGAGCGACCGGACAAACCGTCGCTCTATCACCAACCAAATCTCATCTCTTGGTAATCTCGCAAGCAATGAACTATGACTTTTTCCAGCACCGAAGCAAAATACAAGTGTCTTGCGGATACAACAGCGGAGTTAATGTGGCTTGAATATCTTCTTCGGGATCTTCATGTACAACCACCCAAGCCGCCACTCTTTGGTGCGATAACTTATCTACCATCTACTTATCCACAaatctcatttttcatttttgaaccaAACATGTGGAAATTGATTATCATTTCATTCAGGAACGCATTTCTGGGAAACAATTGGTAGTCTACTACATTTCTACCAAAGAACAAACTATTGATATCTTCATTAAAGGCTTGCCTACTAGCTGGTTCCTTAAGGCTTGCCTACTTGTCGATTCCTTCAATTGTGGTTTGAGCTAATGGTTCACCCTCACCATTAGCTTGCGGGGGGATGttaagggaagaaaatattcGAGAAATATTTAGAGAATATTTGTTATTCCGTTACCTTTTGTATTTTATCTCTTAGAGTCCTTTATATAAATAGTATTTGCAACACAATTATgtatagaaaaaaaggaataaaattttattccctAATATCTAATTCTTCACTAAGTCTTATGGCTCCCTCATATATCTCTGCAATTACGGTAGCTTCCTTtgcatttattgaaattaagtATTTTACGTCTTGTACACCAATCGATTGTATCGTTTAGGTCATATATAATTCAATCCAAACTAACAAACtgaactaaaatttaaaatttgttgatttgaagAGGTAATTTTAGAAAACTAGTTCACAAATCgaattagattgaaattaagcaatttggttcaatttttctattttttgccAAACCAAACCAAGCCGCCGAGccaaagtactttttttttttttttttttttttataatagtaGTTTCTATATTTATAGTAGGAGAAAGGTAGGAGTaggtgaaaaaaaattaaacggaggagaattttttttttttttggtttaatacTATAAAAgactccaaattgatatatctatgataaattaattctaaattaatttttaaccacaaaaatcctaCATTGatatacctatgacaaatttaccccaaactaatttttttatcataaaaaatatcaaatcaataCATCTCTAAcaaatgaattataaaattCTAACCTAGTACACTTGTAACGTATTATCTAACTTggtaatttgatgataaaatttaccAGAAATTAATAGAGGGTGAATTTATCACTAAAGTATCAATTTGagtttttatggtcaaaaattaatttgcagtaaatttattatgggtgtcaatttgaggttttcataatattaacttttttaaaagaaacaaaggagATTGAAAAATAAGtctaaaaggggaaaaaaggtaAGCgcacaagggaaaaaaaggaagaaagagagggggGAGAATTACGTTGCTTTCTTCCTGATTTTGATGGATTCTTTACGCTCGTGATTAATTCAATTCGATTTGATTTCAAACCATGCACATGTAGATCTTCACATAAACATAGTTCAATGTTGGCCACAGATCATTAGAAAATCCACACATTGTACATGTAGATCTCCAAACAAACATCCATATTTGGCTACAGATCATCAGAGAGTTTATGCCTTGAGTTCGtgattgaaattgaagaaaccttctctttcatcattttcaccATGCAGCTCGCTGTCGGCCTAACCAGGGTCGACTCGTCGAAACACGACCTCGCTAGTCCAATCAGAGCCCTCGCCTCTTCCACGTTGAAATCACCTCTCAATCTTGGATCCACCATGTTCGTCACCTCACTAACATCCATACGATCGACATCCTTAGTCATATGAGCTGCCATCGAGGCCAAGACCAGTCCCTTGTCCGCGCGAAACGCCTCCAAACCAGTCACGAGCTCGAGGACCAAGACGCCGAAGCTATAGATGTCGTTCTTCTTCGAGGCTATCCCTGTCCTCAAGTATGCCGGATCGGTGTAGCCCGGAGAACCCATGATAATATTCTTTCTCCTAACATAAGGAGATGATGAAGGCAACGACGAGGGTGGCGGTATCATAGAGGAGAAGCCCATTTTCGCGGATCCGAAGTCGCAGAGCTTGCAATCG
Protein-coding regions in this window:
- the LOC120293609 gene encoding probable receptor-like protein kinase At4g10390 gives rise to the protein MGIVKFLRSKLLNRRRSSDRAAVHADEGRVAREGGFSTVYMGRFPGCGGGSTAAAAAVKVHCGGGERLSMAFKQELDVLLQLEHENIVKLLGYSDDADQGALIFEYVSCGTLHERLHGSGSNKRSTLPWKSRVKIAFQLAQAIEHLHERCTLHIIHGDIKSSNVLLDGDSDCKLCDFGSAKMGFSSMIPPPSSLPSSSPYVRRKNIIMGSPGYTDPAYLRTGIASKKNDIYSFGVLVLELVTGLEAFRADKGLVLASMAAHMTKDVDRMDVSEVTNMVDPRLRGDFNVEEARALIGLARSCFDESTLVRPTASCMVKMMKEKVSSISITNSRHKLSDDL